The following are encoded together in the Notolabrus celidotus isolate fNotCel1 chromosome 9, fNotCel1.pri, whole genome shotgun sequence genome:
- the LOC117818238 gene encoding uncharacterized protein LOC117818238 isoform X2, giving the protein MDAIFDHAHDMRPSSFSEEEQHHFHAEKILLKQFMLMKQQDEVPDSVSVGHMKSWLLKQRSFLNEIQGSVKTTGTDDLSAAELAYNLMEEELLEQLEREKQLSLLFNRNVSLKGLQRFITSIRPGAEKVVQFFLPSLHRKLLQMFLSINIPRDGISAGDPIPVDLLELEQFTAPVVPQVVDSALKLLLENPEQVNREEAANAEISQLLMQCVVPYLSCHVTVNDTLVLGVCKIMAKFMVKAIKKNIDMHSKYFEQMDENESCSSARDKVITAIRDMTEKAKTDTSSRAHIQISNSHQAEDSSSEKRGTSLEAVHTEENDEGLVEKREASSEDVCSKQEGLIHQNEALPPVSKTEETATMTKKLMEDTPLVSQDTHVTQSCDDQNEEERQDDSGEEVQASSGEDTDHKVQPATSQVPIEQISTMAAENRPVEERGPSPQVTATDELEKKTVEEKEMSSDVSATNPENITGDKAVWVRVETNVSVFLDTEIEIIQEGIVESSEIQDALSVNGKKKKKKKKKKGVKAFFRGAWKSVTSCLRSSTEE; this is encoded by the exons ATGGACGCCATCTTTGATCACGCCCACGATATGAGACCGTCCTCTTTCTCTGAGGAGGAGCAACATCACTTCCACGCAGAG AAAATCCTGCTGAAGCAGTTCATGCTCATGAAGCAACAGGATGAAGTCCCTGACTCTGTGTCTGTGGGACACATGAAGTCCTGGCTGCTGAAACAAAGAAGCTTCCTGAACGA GATTCAGGGAAGTGTTAAAACGACAGGGACAGACGATTTGTCCGCGGCCGAATTG GCCTACAATCTGATGGAAGAGGAgctcctggagcagctggagagagagaagcagctcTCACTGCTTTTCAACAGGAACGTCTCACTGAAAGGCCTTCAGAGGTTCATCACCTCCATCCGCCCAGGAGCAGAGAAAGTCGTCCAGTTCTTTCTCCCATCTCTACACAGAAAGCTGCTGCAGATGTTCCTCTCCATCAACATCCCCAGAGATGGGATCTCAGCAGGGGACCCCATACCAGTGGATCTCCTGGAGCTGGAACAGTTCACTGCTCCTGTAGTGCCACAGGTGGTGGACTCAGCTCTGAAGCTTCTCCTGGAGAACCCAGAGCAGGTCAACAGAGAAGAAGCAGCCAATGCTGAGATTAGCCAGCTACTGATGCAGTGTGTAGTTCCCTACCTTTCCTGCCATGTGACAGTAAATGACACACTTGTGCTTGGGGTCTGCAAAATCATGGCCAAGTTCATGGTCAAAGCCatcaaaaaaaacattgacatgCACTCCAAGTATTTTGAGCAGATGGATGAAAATGAGAGCTGCTCCTCTGCCAGAGACAAGGTCATCACTGCTATCCGGGACATGACAGAGAAGGCAAAGACTGATACTTCCAGCCGGGCTCACATCCAAATCAGCAACTCCCATCAGGCTGAAGACAGTTCTTCAGAGAAGAGGGGGACTTCTCTGGAGGCTGTTCACACTGAGGAAAATGATGAGGGACTCGTGGAGAAGAGGGAG GCTTCTTCAGAAGATGTTTGTTCTAAGCAGGAGGGACTCATACATCAGAACGAGGCTTTACCACCAGTCTCCAAGACAGAAGAGACAGCCACCATGACAAAGAAGCTGATGGAGGACACACCATTAGTCAGCCAAGACACACATGTGACTCAGTCTTGTGATGACCAGAatgaagaagagagacaagatGACTCTGGTGAAGAAGTCCAGGCCTCTTCTGGTGAAGACACAGATCACAAAGTGCAGCCGGCAACATCACAAGTTCCTATTGAACAGATCAGCACAATGGCAGCAGAAAATCGACCAGTGGAGGAGAGGGGGCCTTCTCCACAGGTCACTGCCACTGATGAGCTGGAAAAAAAGACTGTAGAGGAAAAAGAGATGTCTTCAGATGTCAGTGCCACCAACCCAGAAAATATCACCGGGGACAAAGCAGTCTGGGTCAGAGTGGAGACAAATGTCAGCGTCTTCCTCGACACTGAGATCGAAATAATCCAAGAGGGGATAGTGGAGTCATCTGAGATACAGGATGCTCTCTCTGTGAACggcaagaaaaagaagaagaagaagaagaagaagggagtgAAAGCCTTCTTTCGAGGTGCCTGGAAGAGTGTGACGTCCTGTCTTCGTTCTTCTACTGaagaataa
- the LOC117818238 gene encoding uncharacterized protein LOC117818238 isoform X1, translated as MDAIFDHAHDMRPSSFSEEEQHHFHAEKILLKQFMLMKQQDEVPDSVSVGHMKSWLLKQRSFLNEIQGSVKTTGTDDLSAAELAYNLMEEELLEQLEREKQLSLLFNRNVSLKGLQRFITSIRPGAEKVVQFFLPSLHRKLLQMFLSINIPRDGISAGDPIPVDLLELEQFTAPVVPQVVDSALKLLLENPEQVNREEAANAEISQLLMQCVVPYLSCHVTVNDTLVLGVCKIMAKFMVKAIKKNIDMHSKYFEQMDENESCSSARDKVITAIRDMTEKAKTDTSSRAHIQISNSHQAEDSSSEKRGTSLEAVHTEENDEGLVEKREASPQVSLDEVMATIQEDVTEDRSMLSPDTCLTPPCYDGLEDLQQSAISDIVPSEDITSEAEHQLQEKRGASPQVTATEELEKTLLEKREASSEDVCSKQEGLIHQNEALPPVSKTEETATMTKKLMEDTPLVSQDTHVTQSCDDQNEEERQDDSGEEVQASSGEDTDHKVQPATSQVPIEQISTMAAENRPVEERGPSPQVTATDELEKKTVEEKEMSSDVSATNPENITGDKAVWVRVETNVSVFLDTEIEIIQEGIVESSEIQDALSVNGKKKKKKKKKKGVKAFFRGAWKSVTSCLRSSTEE; from the exons ATGGACGCCATCTTTGATCACGCCCACGATATGAGACCGTCCTCTTTCTCTGAGGAGGAGCAACATCACTTCCACGCAGAG AAAATCCTGCTGAAGCAGTTCATGCTCATGAAGCAACAGGATGAAGTCCCTGACTCTGTGTCTGTGGGACACATGAAGTCCTGGCTGCTGAAACAAAGAAGCTTCCTGAACGA GATTCAGGGAAGTGTTAAAACGACAGGGACAGACGATTTGTCCGCGGCCGAATTG GCCTACAATCTGATGGAAGAGGAgctcctggagcagctggagagagagaagcagctcTCACTGCTTTTCAACAGGAACGTCTCACTGAAAGGCCTTCAGAGGTTCATCACCTCCATCCGCCCAGGAGCAGAGAAAGTCGTCCAGTTCTTTCTCCCATCTCTACACAGAAAGCTGCTGCAGATGTTCCTCTCCATCAACATCCCCAGAGATGGGATCTCAGCAGGGGACCCCATACCAGTGGATCTCCTGGAGCTGGAACAGTTCACTGCTCCTGTAGTGCCACAGGTGGTGGACTCAGCTCTGAAGCTTCTCCTGGAGAACCCAGAGCAGGTCAACAGAGAAGAAGCAGCCAATGCTGAGATTAGCCAGCTACTGATGCAGTGTGTAGTTCCCTACCTTTCCTGCCATGTGACAGTAAATGACACACTTGTGCTTGGGGTCTGCAAAATCATGGCCAAGTTCATGGTCAAAGCCatcaaaaaaaacattgacatgCACTCCAAGTATTTTGAGCAGATGGATGAAAATGAGAGCTGCTCCTCTGCCAGAGACAAGGTCATCACTGCTATCCGGGACATGACAGAGAAGGCAAAGACTGATACTTCCAGCCGGGCTCACATCCAAATCAGCAACTCCCATCAGGCTGAAGACAGTTCTTCAGAGAAGAGGGGGACTTCTCTGGAGGCTGTTCACACTGAGGAAAATGATGAGGGACTCGTGGAGAAGAGGGAGGCTTCTCCTCAAGTTTCCTTGGATGAAGTGATGGCCACTATACAAGAGGATGTGACTGAGGACAGATCTATGCTCAGTCCAGATACTTGTCTGACTCCACCCTGCTATGATGGGCTTGAAGACCTACAACAGTCTGCTATATCAGACATAGTCCCTTCTGAAGACATCACCTCAGAGGCAGAACATCAACTACAGGAGAAGAGGGGGGCATCTCCACAAGTCACTGCCACTGAGGAGCTGGAAAAGACACTTCTGGAGAAGAGGGAGGCTTCTTCAGAAGATGTTTGTTCTAAGCAGGAGGGACTCATACATCAGAACGAGGCTTTACCACCAGTCTCCAAGACAGAAGAGACAGCCACCATGACAAAGAAGCTGATGGAGGACACACCATTAGTCAGCCAAGACACACATGTGACTCAGTCTTGTGATGACCAGAatgaagaagagagacaagatGACTCTGGTGAAGAAGTCCAGGCCTCTTCTGGTGAAGACACAGATCACAAAGTGCAGCCGGCAACATCACAAGTTCCTATTGAACAGATCAGCACAATGGCAGCAGAAAATCGACCAGTGGAGGAGAGGGGGCCTTCTCCACAGGTCACTGCCACTGATGAGCTGGAAAAAAAGACTGTAGAGGAAAAAGAGATGTCTTCAGATGTCAGTGCCACCAACCCAGAAAATATCACCGGGGACAAAGCAGTCTGGGTCAGAGTGGAGACAAATGTCAGCGTCTTCCTCGACACTGAGATCGAAATAATCCAAGAGGGGATAGTGGAGTCATCTGAGATACAGGATGCTCTCTCTGTGAACggcaagaaaaagaagaagaagaagaagaagaagggagtgAAAGCCTTCTTTCGAGGTGCCTGGAAGAGTGTGACGTCCTGTCTTCGTTCTTCTACTGaagaataa